Proteins found in one Spirochaetota bacterium genomic segment:
- a CDS encoding DUF3683 domain-containing protein yields MIKKDFKYREIPYNYTSFSDREIILRYFDEETADIIESLRSQRVTGRSAKLLFEIYGDLFIIDRNPYIFNDYLEDRRKQRRLKRLHGARLDIIVKGANGNPLVLKLVGKTLELDKSFFAGFAAEKRLRRRIFHVLKSCTARANIQFSAFHKVSHATDATDWRVEYPAVVVYPDAVEEIPALIRAARKLHLGVIPRGGGTGLTGGAVPVRRNSMVINTEKLNRIFGIEMEREGGREFPVVRVEAGAVTEDVITFCEHSGYIFATDPTSAWASTIGGNIAENAGGKKCVMWGTAIDNLYSYTIADAQGRVLEVKRRDHPYRKILPGDTVVFDVCRIEGAKSVPGSTITLLGTDIRKKGLGKDITNKALKGLPGVQKEGGDGIITTARFVLYHPFAHCKTICLEFFGNNLINASKAIVDIVSTFEKDAVVFLTALEHFDEKYVLAIDYRNKSKRTAIPKAVLLIDIESNNEDLLLDACERIIRMVGPYNTEGIIATDGKERDLFWADRKNLGAIARHTNAFKLNEDVVIPLEKLPLFADFIEKLNLQKELENDIRIIDDVERFLCDAKSAQGADFSAARIDSYIDGLRKVRECYRAYVENFDRPAGPELGGGKGETVFKLIQDGTITIQFEDDVITHFAITFHGYGELLDRFSAVVRNERKRKIIIATHMHAGDGNVHVNIPVHSNDYMMMREADETAGVIMQETVRLGGVISGEHGIGLTKLRFIDNEVLEEYRRYKLENDPEDLFNPGKLSADFPQSSIYTPSFNLLELEAFILKATDLEILSTSIAPCVRCGKCKSVCNTHYPCGTMFYNPRNKILGVGLIMEAVLYDAQTSTSLSFRNFKKLREISDHCTMCHRCQAPCPVKIDLGNITLDVRELMVQRKKSQFKAATQFTIFFLRRRGYYINKLLRVLVFRLGYGAQRLGYYVNRPVSKVTRELLPRISGYLAGRFPRTGQKSIRERLRLKGGNCFYSFENPDMPVRKSVVYFPGCGSERMFPEISIAVIALLYNAGVRVVIPPEFICCGYPMLANGMTAQADMRSYENRVLFHRIAGTTGYMDIEHIIVSCGTCFEMLEKYEIENIFNGASIMDINEFIAREEIYGKATAPRHPVLYHEPCHTPLRRLGYEKTFEKLFGISPVNIPNCCGEGGTLALSTPEISNTLRERKKLNLLGVTRRGRVSVLTTCPSCVQGLCKINNELAVTGRSLAVYAAERFLGRDWEKKFLQTVKKKGIERILF; encoded by the coding sequence ATGATAAAAAAGGACTTCAAGTACAGGGAGATACCTTACAACTACACCTCCTTTTCGGACCGGGAGATAATCCTCAGATATTTCGACGAAGAGACGGCGGATATCATCGAATCGCTGCGTTCACAGCGCGTTACCGGCAGGAGTGCGAAGCTCCTCTTCGAGATATACGGAGACCTGTTCATAATAGACCGAAACCCCTATATCTTCAACGATTACCTGGAGGACCGCCGTAAGCAGCGACGCTTAAAGCGGCTACATGGTGCGCGCCTTGATATCATCGTCAAGGGAGCGAACGGCAATCCCCTTGTTTTGAAACTGGTCGGGAAGACGCTGGAGCTTGATAAAAGTTTTTTCGCCGGTTTCGCCGCCGAGAAGCGGCTTCGAAGAAGGATATTCCACGTCCTGAAATCCTGCACGGCGCGGGCCAATATCCAGTTTTCGGCGTTTCACAAGGTGTCGCACGCCACCGACGCCACCGACTGGAGGGTCGAGTACCCCGCGGTCGTGGTCTATCCTGACGCGGTCGAGGAGATACCGGCGCTCATACGCGCGGCCAGAAAGCTCCACCTCGGCGTCATCCCCCGAGGGGGCGGTACGGGGCTCACCGGCGGCGCGGTCCCCGTGCGCCGAAACTCAATGGTCATCAACACTGAAAAGCTCAACCGGATTTTCGGGATCGAGATGGAGCGGGAAGGCGGAAGAGAGTTCCCCGTGGTACGCGTCGAGGCGGGCGCGGTCACCGAGGACGTCATAACCTTTTGTGAGCACAGCGGCTATATCTTCGCGACCGATCCCACATCGGCCTGGGCCTCGACGATCGGGGGCAACATCGCCGAAAACGCCGGCGGCAAGAAGTGCGTGATGTGGGGCACGGCGATCGACAACCTGTATTCGTACACCATAGCGGACGCCCAGGGGCGCGTGCTCGAGGTGAAGCGCCGCGATCATCCGTACCGGAAGATCCTGCCGGGGGACACGGTGGTCTTCGATGTATGCCGCATCGAGGGCGCGAAGAGTGTCCCGGGTAGCACCATTACGCTCCTCGGCACCGATATCCGCAAGAAGGGACTGGGAAAGGACATCACCAACAAGGCGCTCAAGGGGCTTCCTGGCGTGCAGAAGGAGGGCGGAGACGGGATCATCACCACGGCGCGCTTCGTGCTCTATCACCCGTTCGCCCATTGCAAGACCATATGCCTGGAGTTTTTCGGCAATAACCTTATCAACGCGTCGAAGGCGATCGTCGATATCGTGAGCACCTTCGAAAAGGACGCGGTGGTCTTTCTGACCGCGCTGGAGCATTTCGACGAGAAGTACGTTCTGGCCATCGATTATCGAAACAAGTCCAAACGGACCGCCATCCCCAAGGCGGTGCTTTTAATCGATATCGAGAGCAACAACGAGGATCTTTTACTCGATGCATGTGAGCGTATTATCCGAATGGTGGGGCCCTATAACACCGAGGGGATCATCGCGACCGACGGGAAGGAGCGCGACCTGTTCTGGGCGGACAGAAAGAACCTCGGCGCAATCGCGCGGCACACCAACGCCTTCAAGCTCAACGAGGACGTGGTTATCCCGCTCGAGAAGCTGCCGCTGTTCGCCGATTTCATCGAGAAGCTCAATCTACAGAAGGAGCTGGAAAACGACATCCGTATCATCGACGACGTCGAACGCTTCCTTTGCGATGCGAAATCCGCCCAGGGGGCGGATTTCAGCGCCGCCCGTATCGACTCCTACATCGACGGTTTGCGCAAAGTCCGCGAATGCTACCGGGCCTACGTCGAAAACTTCGACCGGCCCGCGGGGCCGGAGCTCGGGGGAGGAAAGGGAGAGACCGTTTTCAAGCTGATCCAGGACGGGACTATCACCATCCAGTTCGAGGATGACGTCATTACGCACTTCGCCATAACCTTTCACGGCTATGGGGAACTGCTCGACAGGTTCAGCGCGGTGGTCCGGAACGAGCGTAAGCGCAAGATCATCATCGCCACTCACATGCACGCCGGCGATGGAAACGTTCATGTAAATATTCCGGTGCATTCCAACGACTACATGATGATGCGCGAGGCCGACGAAACGGCGGGTGTCATAATGCAGGAGACCGTTCGGCTGGGGGGCGTCATCTCCGGCGAGCACGGCATCGGGCTTACAAAGCTGCGGTTTATCGACAACGAGGTGCTCGAGGAATACCGCCGGTACAAGCTGGAGAACGATCCGGAAGACCTGTTCAATCCCGGAAAGCTCAGCGCCGATTTCCCGCAGAGCAGCATCTACACGCCGTCATTCAACCTGCTCGAGCTGGAGGCCTTCATCCTCAAGGCCACCGATCTCGAGATTCTCTCGACCTCGATCGCCCCGTGCGTCCGCTGCGGCAAGTGCAAGTCCGTATGCAACACGCACTATCCCTGCGGCACGATGTTTTACAATCCGCGGAACAAGATCCTCGGTGTTGGGCTCATCATGGAGGCGGTGCTCTACGACGCGCAGACCTCCACGTCGCTGTCGTTTCGCAATTTCAAGAAGCTGCGGGAGATCTCCGACCACTGCACCATGTGCCATCGCTGCCAGGCGCCGTGCCCGGTGAAGATCGATTTGGGGAACATCACCCTTGACGTGCGCGAACTCATGGTGCAGCGCAAGAAATCGCAGTTCAAGGCCGCGACCCAGTTCACGATCTTTTTCCTGCGCCGGCGCGGCTATTACATCAACAAACTCCTTCGGGTCCTGGTCTTCCGGCTGGGCTACGGCGCACAACGGCTCGGGTATTACGTGAACAGGCCCGTCTCGAAGGTCACCCGCGAGCTTTTACCGCGGATCAGCGGGTACCTGGCCGGTCGCTTCCCGCGGACGGGACAGAAGTCGATTCGCGAGCGCCTTCGCCTCAAGGGCGGCAACTGCTTTTATTCCTTTGAAAACCCCGACATGCCGGTCAGGAAAAGCGTGGTCTATTTCCCGGGTTGCGGTTCGGAACGGATGTTCCCCGAAATAAGCATCGCCGTGATCGCCCTGCTGTACAATGCGGGCGTACGGGTGGTCATTCCCCCGGAGTTCATCTGCTGCGGGTATCCCATGCTCGCCAACGGAATGACCGCCCAGGCGGACATGCGCAGCTACGAGAACCGGGTGCTCTTTCACAGAATTGCGGGCACAACCGGCTATATGGACATCGAGCATATTATCGTGTCGTGCGGAACCTGTTTCGAGATGCTCGAAAAATATGAAATTGAGAACATTTTTAACGGCGCCTCCATCATGGACATCAACGAGTTTATCGCGCGGGAGGAAATATACGGGAAGGCCACGGCGCCGCGGCATCCCGTGCTCTACCACGAGCCCTGCCACACGCCGCTGAGGCGCCTGGGCTACGAAAAGACCTTCGAGAAGCTGTTCGGCATCAGCCCCGTAAACATCCCCAACTGCTGCGGAGAGGGGGGCACACTGGCCCTCTCAACGCCGGAGATATCCAACACGCTCAGGGAACGCAAGAAACTGAACCTTCTCGGAGTTACGCGGCGCGGCAGGGTAAGCGTCCTCACCACCTGCCCAAGCTGTGTCCAGGGGCTCTGCAAGATCAACAACGAGCTTGCGGTGACCGGCCGCTCTCTCGCGGTGTATGCCGCGGAGCGTTTTCTGGGGCGGGATTGGGAGAAAAAGTTTCTTCAGACAGTGAAGAAAAAGGGAATAGAGAGAATCCTGTTTTAA
- the xsc gene encoding sulfoacetaldehyde acetyltransferase yields the protein MPRMTPSEALVETLVAEGIRDVFGIVGSAFMDALDLFPAAGIRFIPVAHEQAAAHAADGYARVTGRPQCCIAQNGPGAANFVSAITAAFWAHSPVVAITPETGSMGIGTGGFQELDQMPWFEKSTKYQVRVNRPERMTELARRCFYMAKLLSGPTQLNIPRDFFYGDLDCEIYKSGDVCYGPGPEEQVKQAAEMLAKAKFPVILAGGGVSQANAHDEAKALAEYLTAPVVNTYLHNDSFPADHQLAVGPIGYCGSKAAMRLIAKADVVLALGTRLGPFGTLPQYDIDYWPKDAKIIQIDVDASQLGLSKKADIGIMADAKEFARQLILRLRAIDGKRAADARRIEDIEKEKNIWKDELDKWSSSTNRLMHPRRFIKELTDAMPRGSIVTTDIGNNSSICNSYLRFAGARQHISALSWGNCGFAYGAALGAKMGSPDSPVFALQGDGAYGISGIAEVMTAVRENIPVIAVVFNNHEWGAEKKNQIDFFNNRFVGCDLPTNPDYAQVAKDMGALGFKVEDYSHVKDVVNEAVKSKKPVVINAVIEGGANVLAEPFRRDAFKPAVRHLPKYKHLSMV from the coding sequence ATGCCGCGAATGACACCGTCTGAGGCGCTCGTTGAAACACTGGTTGCCGAGGGAATACGCGACGTATTCGGCATCGTTGGAAGCGCATTCATGGACGCACTCGATCTTTTCCCCGCCGCGGGTATCCGCTTTATTCCGGTTGCCCACGAGCAGGCGGCCGCGCACGCTGCCGACGGCTACGCCCGCGTCACCGGCAGGCCGCAGTGCTGTATCGCCCAGAACGGCCCCGGCGCCGCCAACTTCGTTTCGGCGATCACCGCCGCCTTCTGGGCGCATTCTCCCGTCGTCGCCATCACGCCCGAGACCGGCAGCATGGGTATCGGAACCGGCGGATTCCAGGAACTCGACCAGATGCCCTGGTTCGAGAAATCCACCAAGTACCAGGTGCGGGTAAACCGCCCCGAGCGCATGACCGAACTCGCGCGCCGCTGTTTTTACATGGCCAAACTGCTGAGCGGCCCCACCCAGCTCAACATCCCACGCGATTTTTTTTACGGTGATCTGGACTGCGAGATATACAAATCCGGTGACGTATGCTACGGTCCCGGCCCCGAGGAGCAGGTGAAACAGGCCGCCGAGATGCTTGCAAAGGCCAAATTCCCGGTGATCCTCGCCGGCGGCGGCGTATCGCAGGCTAACGCCCACGACGAGGCCAAGGCGCTCGCCGAATACCTCACCGCGCCCGTGGTCAACACCTATCTGCATAACGACAGCTTCCCGGCCGACCACCAGCTCGCAGTCGGACCTATCGGCTACTGCGGCTCCAAGGCCGCGATGCGGCTCATCGCCAAAGCCGACGTTGTACTCGCGCTCGGCACACGTCTTGGACCTTTCGGCACGCTTCCACAGTACGACATCGACTACTGGCCGAAGGACGCGAAGATCATCCAGATCGACGTGGACGCCAGCCAGCTCGGTCTTTCCAAAAAGGCCGATATCGGCATAATGGCCGACGCAAAGGAATTCGCCCGGCAGCTTATCCTGCGCCTCCGGGCCATCGACGGCAAGCGGGCGGCGGACGCCAGGCGAATCGAGGACATCGAAAAGGAAAAGAACATCTGGAAGGACGAGCTCGATAAATGGTCGTCCTCGACCAACAGGCTCATGCATCCGCGCCGCTTCATCAAGGAGCTCACGGACGCGATGCCCAGAGGCTCGATCGTCACGACCGACATCGGCAACAACTCGTCGATCTGCAACAGCTATCTCCGGTTCGCCGGGGCGCGCCAGCACATATCGGCGCTAAGCTGGGGCAACTGCGGATTCGCTTACGGCGCCGCGCTTGGCGCGAAGATGGGTTCGCCCGACAGTCCGGTGTTCGCCCTCCAGGGTGACGGCGCCTACGGCATCAGCGGCATAGCCGAGGTGATGACCGCGGTCCGCGAGAACATCCCGGTAATCGCCGTCGTGTTCAACAACCACGAGTGGGGCGCCGAGAAAAAGAACCAGATCGACTTTTTCAACAACCGTTTCGTCGGTTGCGACCTGCCAACCAATCCCGATTACGCCCAGGTCGCCAAAGACATGGGAGCCCTCGGGTTCAAGGTCGAGGATTACAGCCATGTGAAAGATGTCGTGAACGAGGCGGTGAAGTCCAAAAAGCCGGTTGTCATCAACGCCGTTATCGAAGGAGGGGCGAATGTTCTTGCCGAGCCGTTCCGCCGCGATGCGTTCAAGCCC